The following coding sequences are from one Shumkonia mesophila window:
- a CDS encoding methyl-accepting chemotaxis protein produces the protein MFKVLRRLSLAQKMTLLTVAGIVLVTVAVVQVATYILESQMRQQAQFRQDANMRVAWELLRHKGSTFRVENGKLYADSHEINGNFEVVDRVKDLVGGTATIFMGDTRVSTNVVQADGKRAVGTKLAQGPIHDTLFQAKKAFRGEADILGEKYFTAYDPITSATGDVIGILYVGLRQSEFLDVVSEVRNSIFLAAVVLGGVVAVLALVFVRRQFRPLGLMTEAMGRLQRGDTGIAVPGLGRADEIGRMAASVQVFKDNAIEKARLEAEQKEKDRRAEAEKRAAMVRMADQFETSVGEVVGRVSSAATEMQSSSEAMSATAEEATRQASAVAAASEQASANVETVASAAEELSSSISEISRQVTQASQIASAAVSEAEQTNVKVQGLAQAANKIGEVVALITDIAEQTNLLALNATIEAARAGDAGKGFAVVASEVKNLANQTAKATDEIGAQIAGIQSATQEAVSAIESITRTISRINEVNAGVASAVEEQGAATQEIARNVEQAAAGTQEVSSNIAGVSQAANETGAAATQIQSTAADLSRQAETLRAEVDKFLASVRAG, from the coding sequence ATGTTCAAGGTCCTGCGGCGCCTGTCGTTGGCGCAAAAGATGACACTTCTGACGGTGGCCGGCATTGTCCTGGTCACCGTGGCGGTCGTTCAGGTCGCCACCTACATCCTCGAATCGCAAATGCGGCAGCAGGCGCAGTTCCGCCAGGACGCCAACATGCGCGTGGCGTGGGAACTGTTGCGCCACAAGGGATCGACCTTCCGGGTGGAGAACGGCAAATTGTATGCCGATTCCCATGAGATCAACGGGAACTTCGAGGTGGTCGACCGGGTGAAGGACCTGGTGGGCGGGACCGCCACCATTTTCATGGGCGACACCCGGGTTTCCACCAATGTCGTGCAGGCCGACGGCAAGCGCGCGGTCGGCACCAAGCTGGCCCAGGGACCCATCCACGACACCCTGTTTCAGGCGAAAAAGGCGTTTCGCGGCGAAGCCGACATCCTGGGCGAGAAGTATTTCACCGCCTACGACCCCATAACATCGGCAACCGGCGACGTGATCGGAATCCTTTACGTCGGCTTGCGGCAGAGCGAATTCCTCGATGTCGTCTCGGAGGTCCGCAACAGTATTTTCCTGGCGGCGGTCGTGCTGGGCGGCGTGGTGGCCGTGCTGGCGCTGGTTTTCGTTCGCCGGCAATTCAGGCCGCTCGGCTTGATGACCGAGGCGATGGGCCGCCTGCAAAGGGGCGATACCGGAATTGCGGTTCCCGGCCTGGGGCGGGCCGACGAGATCGGTCGCATGGCGGCGTCGGTGCAGGTGTTCAAGGACAACGCCATCGAGAAGGCCAGGCTTGAGGCCGAGCAGAAAGAGAAGGACCGTCGGGCCGAGGCGGAAAAGCGCGCGGCGATGGTGCGCATGGCCGACCAGTTCGAGACCTCGGTCGGCGAAGTGGTCGGGCGGGTGTCCTCGGCGGCGACCGAGATGCAGTCCTCTTCCGAGGCGATGAGCGCAACGGCCGAAGAGGCGACGAGACAAGCCTCCGCCGTGGCGGCGGCCTCGGAACAGGCCTCGGCCAACGTCGAGACGGTGGCTTCCGCCGCCGAAGAGCTGTCGTCCTCGATTTCCGAGATCAGCCGCCAGGTGACGCAGGCCTCCCAAATCGCCTCGGCCGCGGTGAGCGAGGCCGAGCAGACCAACGTCAAGGTCCAGGGCCTGGCCCAGGCCGCCAACAAGATCGGGGAAGTGGTGGCTTTGATCACCGACATCGCCGAGCAGACCAACCTGCTGGCGCTCAACGCCACCATCGAGGCGGCGCGGGCGGGCGACGCCGGCAAGGGCTTCGCCGTGGTCGCTTCCGAGGTCAAGAACCTGGCCAACCAGACGGCCAAGGCGACCGACGAAATCGGCGCCCAGATCGCCGGCATCCAGTCGGCGACCCAGGAGGCGGTCTCGGCCATCGAATCGATCACCCGCACCATCTCCAGGATCAACGAGGTCAACGCCGGGGTCGCCTCGGCGGTCGAGGAGCAGGGCGCCGCCACCCAGGAGATCGCCCGCAACGTCGAGCAGGCGGCGGCCGGCACCCAGGAGGTCTCTTCGAACATCGCAGGGGTCAGCCAAGCGGCCAATGAAACCGGTGCCGCGGCCACGCAGATCCAGTCGACGGCGGCCGATCTGTCCCGCCAGGCGGAGACGCTGCGCGCCGAGGTCGACAAGTTCCTCGCCAGCGTCCGCGCCGGCTGA
- a CDS encoding methyl-accepting chemotaxis protein, with translation MLLDRFKINSRLMLIVAGAIAGIAGVGGYSLSAIHANLFEDRQIKTAHVVETAFGALEYYAGEEKAGRMGRADAQEMAKKVIAAMRYGDNEYFWISSFDGTIAMHPINAKLVGHDGRGDVDADGKAYNVEMISVARRGGGFVAYSYPKPGEQKASPKITYVKPFADWNWFVASGIYVDDVEAIFMDLLMVVGGVALVILILVTGASIVISRGITRPLSYIATNMHRLAEGDKSIEVKFTDQKNEIGDLSRTMDVFLEKTLEMDRMREAQVEAERKAEEEKRQAVLKLASDFEASVGQVVNQVSAAATQMQSSSEAMSATAEETTRQASAVAAASEQASANVQTVASAAEELSSSIAEISRQVSKASEIASAAVKEAEATNVKVQGLAQAANKIGEVVALITDIAEQTNLLALNATIEAARAGDAGKGFAVVASEVKNLANQTAKATDEIGAQISGIQSATQDAVAAIESISRTISKINEVNSGVASAVEEQGAATQEIARNVEQAAAGTHEVSSNIGGVSQAANDTGAAATQIQSAAAGLSQQSETLRAEVDKFLANVRAA, from the coding sequence ATGCTTCTTGATCGTTTTAAAATCAATTCCCGATTGATGCTGATTGTCGCCGGGGCGATCGCCGGCATCGCCGGCGTCGGGGGGTATTCCCTTTCCGCCATCCACGCCAACCTGTTCGAGGATCGCCAGATCAAGACCGCGCATGTGGTGGAAACCGCCTTCGGCGCCCTTGAATATTACGCCGGGGAAGAAAAGGCCGGCCGCATGGGCCGCGCCGACGCCCAGGAGATGGCGAAGAAGGTGATCGCCGCCATGCGCTATGGCGACAACGAGTATTTCTGGATCAGCTCCTTCGACGGCACCATAGCGATGCACCCGATCAATGCGAAGCTGGTGGGCCACGATGGGAGAGGCGATGTCGACGCCGACGGCAAGGCGTACAATGTCGAGATGATCTCCGTCGCCAGGAGGGGCGGCGGCTTCGTCGCGTATTCCTATCCGAAGCCCGGCGAACAGAAGGCGTCGCCCAAGATCACCTACGTCAAGCCCTTTGCCGACTGGAACTGGTTCGTGGCGTCGGGCATCTATGTCGACGATGTCGAAGCCATCTTCATGGACCTGCTCATGGTCGTCGGTGGCGTCGCCCTGGTCATCCTCATTCTCGTGACCGGTGCTTCGATCGTCATCAGCCGAGGCATCACCCGGCCGCTTTCCTACATCGCCACCAACATGCATCGCCTGGCCGAAGGCGACAAGTCGATCGAGGTCAAGTTCACCGACCAGAAGAACGAGATCGGCGATTTGTCGCGGACCATGGACGTGTTCCTGGAAAAGACCCTCGAGATGGACCGCATGCGCGAGGCGCAGGTGGAAGCCGAACGCAAGGCCGAGGAGGAAAAGCGCCAGGCCGTGCTGAAGCTGGCCTCCGACTTCGAGGCCTCGGTCGGACAGGTGGTCAATCAGGTGTCGGCGGCGGCGACCCAGATGCAATCGTCCTCCGAGGCGATGAGCGCGACGGCCGAGGAAACGACCCGTCAGGCCTCCGCCGTGGCGGCGGCCTCCGAACAGGCCTCGGCCAACGTGCAGACCGTCGCTTCGGCGGCCGAGGAACTGTCGAGTTCGATCGCCGAAATCAGCCGGCAGGTCTCCAAGGCTTCCGAAATCGCTTCGGCGGCGGTCAAGGAGGCGGAAGCCACCAACGTCAAGGTCCAGGGGCTGGCCCAGGCCGCCAACAAGATCGGGGAAGTGGTGGCGCTGATCACCGACATCGCCGAGCAGACCAATCTGCTGGCCTTGAACGCCACCATCGAGGCGGCCAGGGCCGGGGATGCCGGCAAGGGCTTCGCGGTGGTCGCCTCGGAAGTAAAGAATCTCGCCAACCAGACGGCCAAAGCGACAGACGAGATCGGGGCCCAGATATCGGGCATCCAATCGGCGACCCAGGACGCCGTGGCGGCCATCGAATCGATCTCCAGGACGATCTCCAAGATCAACGAGGTCAACTCGGGCGTCGCCTCGGCGGTCGAGGAGCAGGGCGCCGCGACGCAGGAGATCGCCAGGAACGTCGAGCAGGCGGCGGCGGGCACCCACGAGGTCTCCTCCAACATCGGCGGCGTCAGTCAGGCCGCGAACGATACCGGGGCGGCGGCCACCCAGATTCAGTCGGCGGCGGCCGGATTGTCCCAACAATCCGAGACGCTTCGCGCCGAAGTCGACAAGTTCCTGGCCAACGTGCGCGCCGCCTGA
- a CDS encoding LysR family transcriptional regulator, which produces MDGRGLRYFVEVVRQGGFTRAARVLNVTQPTISKMIRQLEENLAASLLVRSPRGIQLTDAGRIVYERATQILRDMNEMKAEVDALKGMVRGSLRLGLPPTAGASFFPGVLAEFRRRFPDVRLSVFEHGCKQVTELILAGDLDVGITLMPFDDRQFDGLPFAEDTLVLVAPRTGKWSRHDAVGLAELATEPFVMLTEEFLTAVLVREACRAAGFTPTEAAHSGQWDFLVTMVEAGLGVTLLPASMCQALKPHGVAMVPLKPEIRYQVALVWPRAGYPSFAARAWVRLTRDILGPPQPPVVP; this is translated from the coding sequence ATGGACGGGAGGGGGCTTCGCTATTTTGTCGAGGTGGTGCGTCAGGGCGGCTTCACGCGTGCCGCCAGGGTGCTGAACGTCACTCAGCCAACCATCAGCAAGATGATCCGACAACTGGAAGAGAACTTGGCCGCCTCCCTGCTGGTTCGCAGCCCCCGGGGCATCCAACTGACAGATGCCGGGCGGATCGTCTATGAACGGGCGACGCAGATTCTTCGGGACATGAACGAGATGAAAGCCGAAGTGGACGCCCTCAAGGGAATGGTCCGGGGCTCCTTGCGACTGGGATTGCCCCCGACAGCGGGAGCGTCCTTTTTTCCGGGCGTGCTGGCCGAGTTCCGGCGGCGCTTTCCCGACGTCCGCCTTAGCGTGTTTGAACACGGCTGCAAACAGGTCACGGAATTGATCCTTGCCGGCGATCTCGATGTCGGCATCACCTTGATGCCCTTCGACGACAGGCAATTCGACGGCCTGCCCTTCGCCGAGGACACGCTGGTTCTGGTCGCGCCACGCACCGGCAAATGGTCTCGGCACGACGCCGTGGGTCTCGCCGAATTGGCCACCGAGCCGTTCGTGATGCTGACGGAGGAGTTCCTGACGGCGGTCCTTGTCCGCGAGGCGTGCCGCGCCGCCGGCTTCACGCCGACGGAGGCCGCCCACAGCGGGCAGTGGGATTTCCTGGTCACCATGGTGGAGGCCGGCCTGGGCGTCACCCTGCTGCCGGCCTCCATGTGCCAGGCGCTCAAACCCCACGGGGTCGCGATGGTGCCGCTCAAACCCGAGATCCGCTATCAAGTCGCCCTGGTCTGGCCCCGCGCCGGCTACCCGTCGTTCGCCGCCCGCGCCTGGGTCCGGTTGACGCGCGACATCCTGGGCCCGCCGCAACCGCCCGTCGTCCCCTGA
- a CDS encoding DMT family transporter, with product MPSPRPFANSAPATAGGRAVAAGILLMILAVGLFTVMNTFVKLIGPGYHPFEAVFFRNVVAVFLVIPFVLASGGLGTLKTKRPFGHLLRALAGITSNVCFFAAYQRIALADGMVVSMAVPIFATLLAIPLLGEKVGWRRWAAILVGFIGVLVALKPGGGIQTGSLFALAGTLAWALTILFVKKLSSTETPYTIVFYYMLTGAAIAAAVMPWVWVTPTPRVLLYYLGAGLVGGLAQIAMTYALKLAPASVVSPFEYTQIGWAVLFDLALWGVSPSTATLIGAAIVIATGLYIFHSEAAPRR from the coding sequence ATGCCTAGCCCTCGCCCCTTCGCCAATTCCGCCCCGGCCACCGCGGGCGGCCGCGCCGTCGCCGCCGGCATCCTCTTGATGATCCTGGCGGTCGGCCTGTTCACCGTGATGAACACCTTCGTCAAGCTGATCGGCCCCGGATACCACCCGTTCGAGGCGGTGTTCTTCCGCAACGTCGTCGCCGTCTTCCTGGTGATTCCCTTCGTGCTGGCCTCGGGCGGGCTCGGGACCTTGAAGACCAAGCGGCCGTTCGGCCACCTGCTGCGCGCGCTTGCCGGGATCACCAGCAATGTCTGCTTTTTCGCCGCCTATCAGCGCATCGCGCTGGCCGACGGCATGGTGGTGTCGATGGCGGTGCCCATCTTCGCCACCCTGCTGGCCATCCCGCTGCTGGGCGAAAAGGTAGGCTGGCGGCGATGGGCGGCGATCCTGGTCGGCTTCATCGGCGTGCTGGTCGCGCTCAAGCCGGGCGGCGGCATCCAGACCGGCAGCCTGTTCGCCCTGGCCGGCACGCTGGCCTGGGCGCTGACCATCCTGTTCGTCAAGAAGCTCAGCAGCACGGAAACGCCCTACACCATCGTCTTTTATTACATGCTGACCGGGGCGGCGATCGCGGCGGCCGTCATGCCCTGGGTGTGGGTAACGCCGACGCCGCGGGTGCTGCTTTACTACCTGGGGGCCGGCCTCGTCGGCGGCTTGGCCCAGATCGCCATGACCTATGCGCTGAAGCTGGCCCCGGCTTCGGTGGTCAGCCCCTTCGAATACACCCAGATCGGCTGGGCGGTGCTGTTCGACCTCGCGTTGTGGGGGGTGTCGCCGTCGACGGCCACGCTGATCGGCGCCGCCATCGTCATCGCCACCGGCCTCTACATCTTCCATAGCGAAGCCGCGCCCCGCCGCTGA